A single genomic interval of Granulicella tundricola MP5ACTX9 harbors:
- a CDS encoding PAS domain-containing sensor histidine kinase — protein MTGPDHNHAHQHLNGMVTPAARIMGTGEMAALIRDFNWAATPLGPIESWSPTLLSTVNLMLSTRVPMQLLWGPDMVLLYNDEFKGFYADRHPAALGQIGRVFWKEVWFSVADELLDVMQNGTAHVHDQTLLPILRNGRMEDVYWSYSYNPIFLPDGSVGGVLNVSQDITQQVLVERHLRDSEARALRILQSIGDAVVVTDANGCVQRMNPVAEDLTGWPIHEAIGMPLAQVFYIVSQSTRKKVESPIDKVKRLGTVVGLANHTILIRRDGSEIHIDDSGAPIRDESGTLTGMVLVFRNIDERYAAEQEREALSARLTQVLEATTDGVVTIDRNWIVTYINAQGARSVANKGNVIGTNHWKTFPEAVYEGSPYVYHYHRAMEQGIPAEFEAYYPDPLDIFAHVTVRPSPDGIVLFFRDVTAERRAERSLKESQLSLARSESELRLITDTVPAFIAYVGLDGRYLRVNRTFEDSFGHPAAYFVGKTLAEIIGPDAPEILRSRGQAALAGHPQHFETVIPTLNGPRTVSINQIPDFDEQGSVRGVVVQAMDITDRKRSDEALIQSEKLAAVGRLAASIAHEINNPLESVTNLIYLARTTDDHDTANEFLETADRELRRAAAITNQTLRFHRQSTSPAEATCLELFESVLSIQQGRIVNSNITLEKRKRAHTPVRCFVGEIRQVLNNLVGNAIDAMHPEGGRLLLRSREAIHHPTGRRGLVLTVADSGPGMSSHTFARAFEPFYTTKDIGGTGLGLWISKEIIARHSGIISLRTSQRLGHSGTVFTVFLPFEAASR, from the coding sequence ATGACAGGCCCCGACCACAATCATGCACACCAGCACCTAAACGGCATGGTGACTCCCGCCGCCCGCATCATGGGCACCGGGGAGATGGCCGCACTCATCCGTGACTTTAACTGGGCCGCCACTCCCCTTGGCCCCATCGAGAGCTGGTCCCCCACCCTCCTCTCCACCGTCAACCTCATGCTCTCCACCCGGGTCCCCATGCAACTCCTCTGGGGCCCGGACATGGTCCTCCTCTACAACGATGAGTTCAAGGGCTTCTACGCAGACCGCCATCCTGCCGCTCTCGGCCAGATCGGCCGCGTCTTCTGGAAAGAGGTCTGGTTCAGCGTCGCCGATGAGCTCCTTGATGTCATGCAGAACGGAACCGCCCACGTCCACGATCAGACTCTCCTCCCCATCCTCCGCAACGGCCGAATGGAGGATGTCTACTGGAGCTACAGCTACAATCCCATCTTCCTCCCCGACGGCTCCGTAGGCGGCGTCCTCAACGTCAGCCAGGACATCACCCAGCAAGTCCTCGTAGAGCGTCACCTCCGCGACTCCGAGGCTCGAGCTCTCCGCATCCTCCAGAGCATCGGGGACGCCGTGGTCGTCACCGATGCCAACGGCTGCGTCCAGCGCATGAACCCAGTCGCGGAAGACCTCACGGGCTGGCCCATCCATGAAGCCATCGGCATGCCACTCGCCCAGGTCTTTTACATCGTCAGTCAGTCCACTCGCAAGAAAGTCGAATCCCCCATCGACAAGGTCAAGCGTCTCGGCACCGTGGTTGGCCTTGCCAACCACACCATCCTCATCCGCCGCGATGGCTCCGAGATACATATCGACGACTCCGGTGCACCGATACGCGATGAATCCGGCACCCTCACCGGCATGGTCCTCGTCTTCCGCAACATTGATGAGCGTTACGCAGCCGAGCAGGAGCGCGAAGCCCTCTCCGCCCGCCTCACTCAGGTCCTTGAAGCCACCACTGATGGCGTCGTAACTATCGACCGCAACTGGATCGTCACCTACATCAACGCCCAGGGGGCCCGCAGCGTTGCCAACAAAGGCAACGTCATCGGCACCAATCACTGGAAGACGTTCCCCGAAGCCGTCTATGAAGGTTCCCCGTACGTCTATCACTACCATCGTGCTATGGAGCAGGGAATTCCTGCCGAGTTTGAGGCCTACTATCCAGACCCGCTCGACATCTTCGCCCACGTCACGGTTCGCCCCAGCCCTGACGGCATCGTCCTCTTCTTTCGGGACGTCACCGCAGAAAGACGTGCCGAGCGCTCTCTCAAGGAAAGCCAACTCTCCCTCGCCCGCAGCGAATCCGAACTCCGCCTCATCACCGATACCGTCCCAGCTTTCATTGCTTACGTTGGCCTGGACGGACGTTATCTCCGCGTTAACCGAACCTTTGAAGACTCCTTCGGCCATCCCGCCGCCTACTTCGTCGGTAAGACCCTTGCAGAGATCATCGGCCCGGATGCACCGGAGATCCTCCGCTCCCGCGGCCAGGCCGCCCTTGCCGGCCATCCCCAGCACTTTGAGACTGTCATCCCGACCCTCAACGGTCCGCGCACCGTCTCTATCAACCAGATTCCTGACTTTGACGAGCAGGGAAGTGTCCGCGGTGTTGTCGTCCAGGCTATGGACATCACGGACCGCAAACGCTCGGATGAAGCCCTTATCCAGAGTGAAAAACTAGCCGCTGTCGGCCGTCTGGCTGCCTCCATCGCGCACGAGATCAACAACCCTCTCGAGTCCGTCACGAACCTCATCTATCTCGCACGCACTACCGACGATCACGACACCGCCAACGAGTTTCTCGAAACCGCCGACCGCGAACTCCGCCGCGCCGCCGCCATCACCAACCAGACTCTGCGTTTCCATCGCCAGTCCACCAGCCCCGCCGAGGCCACCTGTCTGGAGCTCTTTGAGAGTGTTCTCTCCATTCAGCAGGGCCGCATCGTCAACTCGAATATCACCCTTGAAAAACGCAAGCGCGCCCACACTCCTGTCCGCTGCTTCGTCGGAGAGATTCGCCAGGTCCTCAACAATCTCGTCGGCAACGCCATCGACGCTATGCACCCTGAAGGCGGCCGTCTCCTCCTTCGCAGCCGCGAAGCGATCCATCATCCCACTGGCCGTCGCGGCCTGGTCCTGACTGTAGCCGACAGCGGCCCCGGCATGTCCTCTCACACCTTCGCTCGCGCCTTCGAGCCTTTCTACACCACCAAGGACATAGGAGGCACCGGCCTCGGCCTCTGGATTAGCAAGGAGATCATTGCCCGTCATAGCGGCATCATCTCGCTCCGCACCAGCCAGCGCCTGGGCCACTCCGGCACCGTCTTCACCGTCTTCCTCCCCTTTGAAGCCGCATCTCGCTAG
- the rsmI gene encoding 16S rRNA (cytidine(1402)-2'-O)-methyltransferase: protein MALVPDAPIAPGLYLVATPIGNLEDITLRALRVLRQADRIACEDTRTTSKLLHHYAIETPTISYHLFNEQSRTAELIADLQAGAKIAIVSDAGTPGIADPGAPLVVAAVAAGIDVFPIPGPNAALSALIASGLPAESFTFHGFLPSKSGQRRSQLESLPRGPITHIFYESPHRILETLADISSIFTPSQPVVLARELTKLHEEFLRLPVSEALASLAARPQVRGEFVLLLHLPIAVGTAEVRPQTIAQAVKALMKLESIPEMDALKRVARDRGIGKSEAYREFQRETSRPRK, encoded by the coding sequence ATGGCCCTAGTCCCAGACGCCCCCATTGCCCCCGGCCTGTACCTCGTAGCCACCCCCATCGGCAACCTGGAGGACATCACCCTCAGAGCCCTTCGAGTCCTGCGCCAAGCCGATCGCATCGCCTGTGAAGACACGCGCACCACCTCCAAGCTTCTCCACCACTACGCCATCGAAACCCCCACCATCAGCTATCACCTCTTCAACGAGCAGTCGCGCACCGCAGAGCTTATCGCCGACCTCCAAGCCGGAGCCAAAATCGCGATCGTCTCCGACGCCGGAACCCCTGGCATAGCAGACCCAGGTGCACCCCTCGTCGTTGCCGCCGTCGCCGCCGGAATCGACGTCTTTCCCATCCCCGGCCCTAACGCCGCCCTCTCGGCTCTCATCGCCTCCGGCCTGCCCGCCGAATCCTTCACCTTCCACGGTTTCCTCCCGTCAAAATCCGGCCAACGCCGCAGCCAGCTTGAGAGCCTTCCCCGCGGTCCCATTACTCACATTTTTTACGAGTCCCCCCACCGCATTCTGGAAACCCTCGCCGATATCTCCAGCATCTTCACCCCATCTCAACCCGTAGTCCTCGCTCGCGAACTCACCAAGCTCCACGAAGAGTTCCTGCGCCTCCCCGTTTCGGAAGCCCTGGCTAGTCTGGCCGCCCGCCCTCAGGTCCGTGGAGAGTTCGTCCTCCTCCTGCATCTCCCCATCGCCGTCGGAACGGCAGAAGTTCGCCCCCAGACCATCGCCCAGGCCGTCAAAGCCCTTATGAAGTTGGAATCCATTCCCGAAATGGACGCCCTCAAGCGCGTCGCCCGCGACCGCGGCATAGGAAAATCCGAAGCCTATCGAGAATTTCAGCGAGAAACCTCCCGCCCCCGCAAATAA
- a CDS encoding CBS domain-containing protein has product MLAWSISIGRVFGVHIRLHAFFLLLLFLCLTWSSYIEANILRGFALWLLLILAVVLREIARALAAAWFSLDLRGVLLLPTGGILSFAGAGPSPRIQRRMALVGPITNAVAGLLFAAIILTISPHLQLIEPRWVTPQHLLRTLVWLNILLAAVNLLPAWPLDAGRALRTRTPRPESSQNLDPSSPKPQPTRLARIRPSAFLPQNASTRLFASLGSSIAIFLLLMGAFNRNPWLIMAGVAIFIGAQIERQGVLLQTGLDQVLVKDVMLTDFSVLSASATLEDALEHARHSLQDVFPVVRGVTFVGAISRQTILDALDSGPNSYIQGLMSRTFQIAAPTEPLPAAISRISGQNAQLVPILEGDRIVGILTPQNLSRAMSILPRKPLTSARQSES; this is encoded by the coding sequence ATGCTCGCGTGGTCCATCTCAATCGGCAGGGTCTTCGGCGTGCACATCCGCCTTCACGCCTTCTTCCTCCTCCTGCTCTTCCTTTGCCTGACCTGGTCCAGCTACATCGAGGCTAATATCCTTCGTGGCTTCGCCCTCTGGCTCCTTCTCATCCTCGCCGTCGTCCTCCGGGAGATCGCCCGCGCCCTGGCGGCTGCCTGGTTCTCGCTCGATCTCCGCGGTGTCCTGCTTCTCCCCACGGGCGGTATCCTCTCCTTCGCCGGTGCCGGTCCATCCCCCCGCATCCAGCGCCGCATGGCCCTCGTCGGCCCCATCACCAACGCCGTGGCCGGTCTCCTTTTCGCTGCCATCATCCTCACTATCTCCCCTCATCTCCAACTCATTGAGCCCCGCTGGGTCACCCCGCAGCACCTCCTCCGCACCCTCGTCTGGCTTAACATCCTGCTCGCCGCCGTCAATCTCCTGCCCGCCTGGCCGCTCGACGCAGGGCGCGCTCTCCGCACCCGCACCCCCCGTCCGGAATCGAGCCAAAACCTCGACCCCTCCTCCCCAAAGCCGCAGCCCACACGCCTCGCCCGCATTCGCCCTTCGGCCTTTCTGCCCCAGAATGCTTCCACCCGTCTCTTTGCCAGCCTCGGCTCCAGCATCGCCATCTTCCTGCTTCTCATGGGTGCCTTCAACCGCAATCCATGGCTCATCATGGCCGGCGTCGCAATCTTCATCGGCGCGCAGATCGAGCGTCAAGGCGTCCTCCTCCAGACTGGTCTCGACCAGGTCCTCGTCAAGGACGTCATGCTGACGGACTTCTCCGTCCTATCCGCCTCGGCCACACTCGAAGACGCACTTGAGCACGCCCGCCACTCCCTTCAGGACGTCTTTCCCGTGGTCCGCGGCGTTACCTTCGTCGGTGCCATCTCCCGCCAGACCATCCTTGACGCCCTCGACTCCGGTCCCAACTCCTACATCCAGGGGCTCATGTCCCGCACCTTCCAGATCGCCGCACCCACTGAGCCGCTGCCCGCCGCCATCAGCCGCATCTCCGGTCAGAACGCACAACTGGTACCGATCCTCGAAGGCGACCGCATCGTGGGCATTCTGACACCCCAGAACCTGAGCCGGGCCATGTCCATCCTCCCTCGTAAGCCGCTAACCTCCGCCCGCCAGTCCGAAAGCTAG
- the rsmD gene encoding 16S rRNA (guanine(966)-N(2))-methyltransferase RsmD gives MRVIAGKYRSRALTAPEGLEIRPTSDRLRETMFNILAARMELRGCRFADLYAGTGAVGIEAISRGATHCWFGEKAAPALKSLRGNLAKLGVSGTEFTVEEKGAGGLLGRFQKLGLAMDLVFIDPPYEAEGEYSQTLGALGRGNLLAAGGLVIVEFATKGKFKLAERYGALVQTRVYKQGETSLAFYGFPAVDDVADGGNAPPE, from the coding sequence ATGAGGGTTATTGCGGGAAAGTATCGGTCGAGAGCTTTGACGGCTCCCGAGGGGCTGGAGATTAGGCCTACGAGCGACAGGCTGCGGGAGACGATGTTCAACATTCTGGCGGCTCGGATGGAGCTGCGGGGCTGCCGGTTTGCGGATCTGTATGCAGGGACGGGTGCGGTTGGGATCGAGGCGATCAGCCGGGGTGCCACGCATTGCTGGTTCGGGGAGAAGGCTGCGCCGGCGTTGAAGTCGCTCCGGGGAAACCTTGCCAAGCTAGGCGTCTCGGGGACGGAATTTACGGTCGAAGAGAAGGGCGCTGGGGGGTTGCTGGGGCGTTTTCAGAAGCTGGGGTTGGCGATGGATCTGGTTTTTATCGATCCACCGTATGAAGCGGAGGGGGAGTACTCGCAGACGCTGGGAGCGCTTGGGCGCGGAAATTTGCTGGCTGCGGGCGGGCTGGTGATCGTCGAGTTTGCGACGAAAGGCAAGTTCAAGCTGGCGGAGCGGTATGGAGCGCTGGTGCAGACGAGGGTTTATAAGCAGGGGGAGACTTCGCTGGCGTTTTACGGCTTTCCTGCTGTGGATGATGTGGCTGATGGAGGAAATGCTCCTCCGGAGTGA
- a CDS encoding cystathionine gamma-lyase — protein MHPETKLLHAALTPATAGEPLHAGPVFATAFHTPGDPAQAPYTYARSHNPTWTHLESAISGLEHPEAQTRIFASGLAAVHAAFASTLRPGDTIVFPDNCYFTARQLLQEHFAPIGVYLRPVPTALLTDPATLSGARLLWLETPSNPNLEITDIRAAVAVAHAAGVLVAVDNTTATPYAQQPLALGADLSVSSDSKSLTGHSDLLLGHVSTRDSALAERIDRHRTLTGAIAGPMEAWLALRSLATLPLRLDRTCANAQAIAEFLQTRFEVTEVLYPGLPTHPGHSIAAAQMTHFGTVVCFTLPSEQAANQFLTNSALITQATSFGGQVTTAERRARWGHDRIAPGFIRLSAGAEHLADLVADLSRALDSIK, from the coding sequence ATGCACCCCGAAACAAAACTCCTCCACGCCGCCCTAACCCCCGCAACCGCCGGCGAGCCCCTCCACGCCGGCCCCGTGTTCGCCACCGCCTTCCACACCCCCGGCGACCCGGCCCAGGCCCCCTATACCTACGCCCGTTCCCACAATCCCACCTGGACCCATCTGGAATCCGCCATCAGCGGTCTTGAGCACCCAGAAGCCCAGACTCGCATCTTCGCCTCCGGTCTGGCAGCCGTCCACGCCGCGTTCGCCTCCACGCTCCGCCCGGGCGACACCATCGTCTTCCCCGACAACTGCTACTTCACCGCCCGCCAGCTCCTCCAGGAGCACTTCGCTCCCATTGGCGTATACCTTCGGCCAGTCCCGACCGCCCTCCTCACAGATCCCGCCACCCTCTCAGGAGCCCGCCTCCTTTGGCTTGAAACCCCTTCCAACCCCAACCTTGAGATCACCGACATACGAGCCGCTGTAGCCGTGGCTCATGCCGCCGGAGTTCTGGTCGCTGTCGATAACACCACCGCCACGCCCTACGCCCAGCAACCCCTGGCCCTCGGCGCAGACCTCTCTGTCTCCTCCGACTCCAAATCCCTTACCGGCCACTCCGATCTCCTCCTCGGCCACGTTTCTACGAGGGATTCGGCGCTAGCCGAGCGCATTGACCGCCACCGCACCCTCACCGGAGCCATCGCCGGCCCCATGGAGGCGTGGCTCGCGCTCCGCTCCCTTGCCACCCTCCCCCTGCGCCTCGACCGCACCTGCGCCAACGCCCAGGCGATAGCAGAGTTCCTGCAGACCCGCTTCGAGGTAACCGAGGTTCTTTACCCTGGCCTACCCACCCATCCCGGCCACTCCATAGCCGCCGCCCAGATGACCCACTTTGGCACGGTAGTCTGCTTCACTCTGCCGTCCGAACAGGCCGCCAACCAGTTCCTGACGAACTCAGCTCTCATCACGCAAGCCACCAGCTTTGGCGGCCAGGTCACCACCGCCGAACGCCGAGCCCGCTGGGGCCACGACCGCATCGCCCCCGGCTTCATCCGCCTCTCCGCCGGAGCCGAGCACCTAGCAGATCTCGTCGCCGACCTGTCACGGGCGTTGGATTCCATCAAATGA